The DNA region TATGTGCGGAACTCGGCAACTCCCCCTGTCACGGGGCAAGACATCGAGATTTCTGACGACCAGGTTTATGTCCAAACCAGCGCGGCCGATTCCGGCAAGCTCAAAACTTATTGCCAGGCCTATTTCACGAAAGATGGTGTCCGGACTTTCCTCGCTCAGGCCTACTTCACGGTCGACTTGGTCGATGTCCAATTCGTCCCGGCCACCTGGTTCGAAGAAATCGGGACAAACCCGCAAGGGAACATCGACTACCACTCATACGGCTGGGATATTCCGCTAGTGGCCGATGCCAAGGAGTATGTCGTTAGCCACTTGAACTACCTGAACGGCTCCGAACTCCTCCGATACCGGATTCATGCTGGGGATATCGACGCAACGGCCAACACTACCACTCCGATCTTTTTCGGGGCGTTCCCGCACAGTTTCCCGCCGGTTATCCCGGTTTCCGAAGAACTCTCGGGGTCAGCCCACACCCAGTTCTTCCGTCGGGGCAACTCGATGCGGATGCTGATCGTGGTCACGGATCCCGGGCTTGAGGGCCCCTATCGGGATCACAACCCGATTTCGGTCAAGGTCTACAAATAACGATTAAGCCAAGGGATCCGGAGTCGCTTCGACCCGGATCCCGATTGTAGAAATCACATTGGCCGCATCTTGGCAGGCCGATTCGGAATCGCGGTGGACGACCGAAGAACCCAGGTTGTCAATCTCCCAGGTTTCGATGGCTGCCTCTTCCGCATCGCAGCCTGTGGCAACCATCAAGATGGAGATCACTTCCAAATGGGTGTTGGTGTCGTTGTCGTAAACCGTGACGATCCAACCCTTTTCTTTTTGGGTCGACGATTCTGAAAGGAGGCCGGGATCTGCTACCGTCGCCCCGCCGTTCCAAATTGGGCATTCCACAACCGCGACATGGGAGACTGTCCCGGCAAACCGGTCGAGGGCAGAGACGCCGTACCCTGGCCTGCTTTTGGGCCCACGAGTGGTCAATCGTCCCATTCCAACCTCACTTCGGCCTCCACGCCAGCCGTCCTGATGATCCGGGCGGCTCGCTCGCACATCTCCCGCGTATCAAAATGGACGTCGGCCTTTCCGAACGTGTGGGCCTCCCACATTTCGATGTAGGCCTCTTCCGCACTGCACCCGGTTGCGCGCATGAGGATTGAAACCACCGTGTCCATCGTCGTGTGGTCGTTGTTGAATATGGTCGTCCGGTACCGTTTCGTCTGACTCAACGAATCGGGTTGACGGGTTGTCAGGGGACTGCTACTCATGCTGGATCAGGTGGCTGGTTTCCTGATTCTACGGGATTGCGGTCGGAGTTTGGTTTTTTTGGCTTCCAAGCCTGGGCCAGCAGACTCAATACGGCAACCAGCGGGTTGAGATAGGCTAGGGACATGACTAGGGACGGGGACGGCAACCCGGGAGGAAGGTATTTGAAGTCGATGGGGGCCGCGCGATCCACCGGTTCGACTTCCAACCACCGACCACTACCAATCGGGAGGTCTTTCCCGGCTTGAGTTGCGCGCCACCCGGGGAGGTTGGCGAACCGGGCGACGACATGGCCGTCCATGGGGCCGGAGAGCCGGAATCCTTCGGTGTTGGCAGTCACGACGAGCGGTTTGTCCCCGGCCGTGGCGATTCCTGGCCCTGGCAGGGCATAGATGTGGGCTTCGCCCAGGGTGCGCTCTTCCAGCAAATCAGGAATTGAGAACTTGGAGCAAACCCTCGTGACGCCGGCGGCCGCAAGGGCATCGGGGTCGAACCGGCTCTTCACGAACATCATGTTCCCATTGGTTGGGGGCGCGGCATCTTCGCCTCGGTTGATTTCGCGGAGGATGTCCACGCTCGATTTGGCCATCAAACTGTCGTATCCGCCGATTTCGGGGGTGCCATAGATTGTCGCAAAGTTGGGTGGCATCAGTGCGGAACGGGGCGCGGCAAAGAAGTCCCACTTTTCATTAATGTAGGCCGTGCGGATCCCCGGGTCGATGGCCGTGACCGCTTTTGGCGGGTCTGAAAAGGGAAGGACGCCCAACGGAACGGCTACCAAATGAGCGGCCACCGCGCAAATTGTGCCGACAGCCAACCAACCCCGCTTGGCCCAAAAATACCAAGCCCCCGCCGCCGCAATCAGCGAGCCAATCAAGAAGGGAATCGCCTCCACCATTCGCCGGGCAACGATGGAATTTAGTTCGATTGGCAGCCAGGTCTTCAATCCGCCCATTTGCGTGGAGGCGAGGATCGAGGCCAATGCGATTCCGAGCAGGGCAAAGTAGGCCAAGGCCTTGGCCTTGGGGTTTGATTGAGTCGGCTCAGCGGGGACGGCGACGGCGGCCATTGTGCAAGCCGCCAGAACAAACAGGATCGCCGCCCTGCCCGGTGAGCCGGTGGAGGCAAAACCAGGGATGCCAAAGTAGAACAAGCGGGCCAAAGGTGTGCCCAATGCAAGGAGTAATCCTGTCGCCCCAACCGCCGCCAAGGGGGCAAGCCGCCGCCAATCGGTGCGCCGGCCCAACAAGCAAAGGCCGAGGATAACCGGGGTGCCAAGCCAGATTGCGCTTTCGGCATAGTTCCCCCCCGGCTTGACATACATCATCCAGGTCGAGGGGATTTTGCCTTCCACATCCTCGGCATCGAAATGGCCGGGTGTGCCCATGAAAACCGGAGTCGTTGTCCCCAAGAACTCCCACGGCTGAATGGCAGAGGCCGCATAGGCCGCATAACCTTCTTCGTTCGCTACCGCCTTCCGGTGGGAAAGTTTGCTGAAAGCCAAGGTCGGCCCGATCTGGGGCCAGGCCATGGCCACCCCCAAGGCCAAGGCCGAAACCGATGCCAAGAGGGACATCACGATGTTGGGGCGTTGCAAGGAAGCAACAAGGCTCACTGCACCGAATACTGTCCAAGCCAATCCGCCATAAAAGACGAACTGCAGGTGCCCCGCGGAAAAAAGCATCAGTGCCGCACCACACAAGCCTAGCCAACTTTTGGTTCCGGGATTTTGGATCGCGGCCGATTGCGCGGCCAAAACCACCGGGATCCAGCAACAAGCCGTCATGACGCTGGGTAGGGCCGACCATGAAACGGCGAACGGGCTCAAAGCCATTGCCACGCCGCCAAACAACGCGCCTTCCACGCCAGCCCCGAGCCGGCGGGCTAGGCAGAACACCCCCAAACCAGCCACTGACAAATGGAACCAAGCCAAAAAGACCAGGTACGGCCCCGTTGCGATCCCTTTAATCGCAATGGGAACCAGGTGCAGCGGGTAGTAGGGCGCCGACTGCGAGTTTGCCAAAAGTGGAGTCCCCGCTAGCTCATTTGGGTTCCAAAGGGGCATTTGTCCCTTCTTGTGGGCTTGGAACACAAGGTTGCGCCACCCGTAGAACTGGAGGGCGCCATCGGCTTGCAAAATGTCCCAGGCGCGGTCAGTCTGCGGCTGCTCGGCACTTTCGCCCAGCACCATGTGGCGCATTTGATCGAACGGGCCAATCGTCTTGCCGGATAACAGCGGGGGGCCGAACACCAGGCCTGGCATCAGGGCGATGACGAGCATCGCCACCCAAACGGGGATGCGGATATCGGCGAAAGGGTTTTTCTGCATCCCGTCCACGACAGCTAAGACGGGTCAACCGCAGTAGGCGATCTGCTGCTTTGCTTTTTCGTGCCCTGGTTCCTGCCGCAAGACTTCGTGGAAATGCGCGCAGGCCTCCTCATCCATGCCGAGCATCATTTGGGTCATGCCCAAATCGTATCGTGCATTAACGTGGTTCGGATGCTTGTCGACGATTTCTTGGAGGGTTGCCATGCTCCCGTCAAAGTCGCCCTCGAACCCTTGGATCAAACCCAATTGCCATTTGGAATCAGCATGGTCGGGCTCTTGCGACAAGATCTGTTCAAACAGCATCTTCGCGTACCCGTATTTGCCATCGCAACGGGCCTGAAAGGCCTGCTCGTAGAGTTCGTCCACGCTCATAGGGTTCCGTCAGAAGTTGACTATACCGAAATTGGGGCAATCCCGTCCGCAGTGCAACGATTTTGCCCAGTTCAAGCGGTTCCCGGCTCAAGTTTTCCAGGAGGGACAGAATCAGTCTGCTTGCTTCCCGGTTCGACCGGCGGCAGGGGCGGGGCCCCGTCGCTCAGCTTGAGTTCCAACGGCGGGAGTTCCTCGCCCCGGAGCACCGCCAAGAATTCTTCGCGGTCTAAAGTCTCCCGTTCCAGCAGGGCCGAGGCGATAGCGTCCAGCTTGGCGCGGTTCTCTTCAATGATCTGCCGGGCGCGTTGGCGGCATTGGTCGACGATGTGGCGAACCTCTTCGTCGATTTGGCGGGCCAATTCTTCGCTGTAATCCCGGTCGGACTGGATTTCCCGGCCCAAGAAGGGGTTGCTGACGTTGCGGCCGATGGCCAACGTCCCAAGCTTCTCGCTCATTCCAAAGCGCGTAACCATGGCCCGCGCAATCCGGGTGACCCGCTCCAGGTCGTTGCTCGCCCCGGTCCATCGTTCGCCAAAGACGATTTCTTCCGCCAGGAGCCCGGCCAAAAGCACGCTGATGTCTTCGTAAAGTTCTTGCCTGGACGTGTGGTAGCTATCGGTTTCCGGGAGTTGCCATGTCGAGCCAAGCGACATGCCCCGCGGGAGGATGGTGACTTTGTGAACGGGGTCGGAATGCTCCAAAAGTTCGCCAACAAGGGCGTGTCCAGCTTCGTGGTAGGCGGTGATCTTCCGCTCTTCCTCGTTCATGACGCGGCTCTTGCGGGCCGGCCCGCCAATCACGCGATCCAGCGCTTCTTCCAAATCGTTCTCGGAGATTTTGGTGTGGTTGCGCCGGGCGGCTAGCAGGGCGGCTTCGTTAAGCGTGTTGGCCAGGTCGGCACCGGTGAAGCCCGGGCTGCGTCGGGCAAGGTTCTTGAGATCCACGTCGGCGGCAAGCGGCTTGCCTTTGGCGTGGATCTTCAAGATCGCCAGGCGGCCTTCCATGTCCGGCGCATCAACCATGATCTTGCGGTCAAAACGGCCGGGCCGCAAGAGGGCCTCATCCAACACGTCGGCCCGGTTGGTGGCGGCAATCACAACGACCCCAGAGTTCGTCTCGAACCCGTCCATCTCAACCAAGAGTTGGTTCAACGTTTGTTCGCGCTCGTCGTTACCGCCTCCAACACCCGTGCCGCGTTGGCGGCCGACGGCGTCGATTTCATCGACAAACACCAGGCAGGGCCGGTGGGCCTTGGCGGTTTCAAACAGGTCGCGGACGCGGGCGGCACCAACCCCCACGAACATTTCGACGAACTCAGAACCGGAGATGTGGAAGAACGGGACGCCCGCTTCGCCCGCAATGGCCCGGGCCAGGTGGGTTTTCCCAACCCCCGGAGGGCCCACCAACAAGACGCCCTTCGGGATTTTCGCCCCGAGCGAAACATATTTCTTCGTGCTCTTCAGGAATTCGACGACTTCAAACAGCTCTTCTTTGGCTTCGTCGATGCCGGCAACGTCTTCAAACGTGACTTTTGGGGTGTTTTCCCCGGCCCGTCGCGCCCGGGATCTTCCAAAGCTCATGGCTTGGTTGCCACTCTGCTGGGCTTGACGGCTAATCCACCAGATTACGAACCCGCCCAACAACAGGGTTGGCAGCAGGAGCCCCAGCAGGCCCGCGAGCTGCGTGCCGATCGGTGCCGGCGTGATCTTGTAGTCGATTTTGTTGGCGTCCAGGAAGTTCGAAAGCTGCGCACCAGACGGAGACTCGGAAGGGTAGGCCCGGACAATGAACTTGCTCCCCGATTTGTAGTCTCCCTTGATCGTGTCCACTTGCCATTCCACCGGGCTCTTGATTTGCCCGGCGGCAATCTCAGTCTTCAAAGTCCCGACGGAAATCTCTTTGGGCGGGGCAAAACCCAGCGCGGAATTGGATGACAGTAGATTCAAAACGGCGATCACGGCCAAAAACGCGATCGCAACGAGAATGAAGTATCGGGATCCTTTCAAATCTTCTCCTGGCGGTTTGCCGCCTTCACCTGTCATACGTGCAGGCAGGGGGCAGCGTTCCTGTCATTATGACTGTCGGACCCTCAAAGGGGCCCGAACCGAACCGAAATAGCCCTAACGGTCTTATCGGTCACCCGGACGCGGTCGGCCAAGCGGCAACCGGGAATCCAAATCGGCCCAGCCATATCGTAAATGATCGGCAGACGCCGCCGCGCAGCCGAGGTCAATTTTGACTTGGCCAACAAGTCGGAGACCTTGCGGGGGGAATCCCCGCCGAGAGGCACCATTTGGTCGCCTGGCTGGGCCGAACGGAAATAGAGTCCTCCTTTGGCAGATTCCATGTCGATGACGGCGTCCAATGAACCGGGCTCCCGTTGATAGCCATCCGACGGTGCCGGCAGGGTGGTGAACTTCCAACCGAACACCTCGCTCTCGGTGACACCAGGAACCGTCAGCGGGAACCGGAACGGCTCAATATCCTGGAGATTCCGGATCATCAGCCGGCTCTGCGAGAGCTCGATGACCGCTTGGCCGGCCGTGACGGAAATGGAAGATCCGGGTTGCCGGATTGAATTGAGGATTGCCAAGGTGTTTTCGTAGCCCAGTTCGCCTCCGATGAAGGCAGCAGCCAGCCGGATCCCCCGCCGGGCCAACACGCTTGGGGCATCGGCCAGTGCCTGCCGGTCAAAGCAAGCCTCGACTTGATCGGTCAAAAAAGAGAGGTTGCCGTTCAACGGGATCTCCGCCGTTTGTATCAGGTTGGCGGCCATATGTTGCAAAAAAGTATCTTCTTCGGCCAAGGTTTCCGCCACCCGCGAAACGGCAGATTTGAACTTCGGGTTGACTGCCTCGAATTCGGGGATGATCCGCTTCCTCACCTTGACCCGAGTGAACGATTCGTCGAAATTCCCCGGGTCGTCATGGAACCAAAGACCCCGCTCCTTGCAGAACATCCGAGTTTCGTCACGGGTGAACGGCAGTAGCGGACGGACGAACCCGTCCCGCAGGGGCCGGATACCGCCCAGTCCCGACATTCCCGCACCCCGTGCCAGATTCATGAGGACCGTTTCAACATGGTCATCCTGGGTGTGGCCGGTCGCAATTAAGCTGCAGCCGGTTTGACCCGCCGATTGCTGGAAAAACGCTCTGCGGGCGTGCCTCCCCGCCTCTTCCACCCCGATCCGCAGCTTTGCCGACATCGCTGGGATATCGGCGCGGCCAGAGAGGAACGGGATGCCCAACGAATCGGCAAAAGCCGCGCATTGATCCAACTCCCGATCAGCTTCGGGCCGCATCCCGTGGTGGAGGTGGGCCGCCACGCAATCAAAACCGCTCTCTACCAAAAGCACAAGGAGCGCGGTCGAGTCCGGCCCGCCGGAATACCCGACGAGCAGTTTTGACTCCGGTGGGATCAGGCCGGATTCGTGGAGATGTGTCTTGAACCTGTCGAGCAACAACCCGATGTTACTTGGGCTGCCTATACCCTGTTGGGGAAATGTAAACTGGCTTGCGATGAGCCGCCTGTTCACCCTGTTGAAAATCCGGGTCTCGCGGTTCTTCCGGGATCGGGGCCGGGCCCACGACGACCGGGGTGGGTTCAGGGAAAACCTTGCCCGCCTCCTCCACCTCAAATCTCGGCTGGAAAACACGAAGGCAAAGCCCGAGGCCATGGCCGAACTCGCCGCCGAGCGGCCAGAAGACCTCGCCGAATCCATTGCCCATATGGAGACGGAGGATGCCGCGGCCCTTTTGCAGGCCATGGACCCCATGCAAGCGGGGAACGTTATGGTGGAACTCCCCACCGAGACGGCCAAAGAAATCGTCTCCGAACTCCCCGACGAGGTTTTGGCCTCCTACCTCGATGTCCTGCCGATGGACGATGCCATCGACTTGCGCGAGGAAGTCGGCGAGGAGCGGTTCGAATCTTTGCTCGAGGTCATCCCGGACGAGGATGCCCAAGAAATCCGCCGATTGCTGGCCTACCCAGAAGACTCGGTGGGCCGCATCATGACGGAGCACTACTTTTGGGCGACGCCGGAAATGGCGATCAAGCAGGTCCTTGCCGACCTGAGGAAGGCCGCCGACGAAAAGTACGAGCAAATCCACGACATTTACGTGGTCGGCCCGGAAAAGGAGCTGATCGGAGTCACAAGCCTGCGCCGCGTTCTCCGCGTCCCCCAAAGCACACTTGTCGGGGAAATCGTCCAGACCGACCCGGTCTCCGTCAAAGCGGACGACGACCAAGAGACTGCGGCCAGAACCATGGCACGGTACGGTTTTTACGCCTTGCCGGTCATTGACGACGCGGGGCGTCTGGTTGGGATCTTCACTGGCGACGACGCCCAGACGATATTGCGGGAAGCTGAGACGGAAGACGTTCTCGCCGTTGGTGCGGTCAGTGGCGATGCCGAGCCGTACTATTCTCTCAGCCCGTGGTCGCTCTACAAACGGCGATTTCCCTGGCTGGTGGCCCTGTTTGCCGCCGAATTCCTAACCGGGATGGTGCTGCGCCACTATGGGCAGGACGACGGCCAACCTAAATCGTTGCAGGTGCCGCAGCTCTTGCTATTCTTGCCGCTGATCTTGGGGGCAGGAGGGAACAGCGGGTCGCAGGTGACAACGACGATCACCCGCGCTTTGGCCCTTGGCGAGGTTCGCACGGCAAGCTGGCTTTCGGTTTTGGCCAAAGAGGTGACGGTGGCGACGATGATCGGCGCTTCCCTCGGCATCGTGGGGTATTTCCGCGCGGTTCTGTGGCAAAGCCCCATGGATTTGTGCCTCGTCGTCGGACTCTCATTGCCGGTGGTGGTGATCTGGGCCACCACGGTCGGCAGCATCTTGCCCATTGGGGCAAGGCGGCTCGGAATCGACCCGGCCGTGATGAGCGCCCCCTTCATTTCTACATTTGTCGATGCGACCGGCCTCATCATTTATTTCGAAATCGCCAAAAGACTCCTGACCCCGTAAACCGCCGCCAAACAAATTCGTCTTAAGATAAATCCGCGGCACACAAATCGCATCGGCCGTGGTAGAAAGGTAACAGATGAAGAGTTTTGCGGGCATTGTGGCCAAGGTGGCTGTCATCGCCACCCTGTTGGCATCGGCGGTCGGAGCGGTCGCCCAACCTAAAGATCTCGAAAAGATTTCAGCGGCCGAGAAGAAGCAGACCCTTGAAAGGCTGGAATTCCTTTTGACCCGGGCGGCTTTCGTTCCCGGTGTCGACTTCAAAAAGTGGCCAGACATGGTCACAACCCACCAATCCGCCATCGACCAGGCAGAAACCGTCGGAGATTTCACGCGGACGGTCAACCAGGTGATGGAGTCCTATGGATTTAGCCACATCGTCTTGTTCTCGCCCGAACAAGGGGCCTCGCGCGAAACGCAAAGCCGGGCGGGAATCGGGATCCGCATTGAAATCGAACCCGATGGCCTGCGGGTCGTCAACATATTTCCCGGCAGTCCAGCATCCGAGATTGGTTTGCAACCTGGCGATCTCGTTTTTGAATGCGATGGGCACCCGGTGAAAGGGGTTGCCGATCTTGCCGGCAGTGAAGGGCAGAAGTCGACGATCAAATACAAACGGGAGAACCGGGTCGTGACTGTCGATGTCACCCGCCGCAAATATAGCACCGTGTTGCCCGAATCGCTGACATGGCAGGGCGATACGGCGATCCTCACCGTTCCCAGTTTCGACGCCGGCTACAACCGCGACCGGGTTGAAGAGTTGATGGCAGAAATCGACAAGAGGGCCAAAGCCGTTGTCCTGGATTTGCGGGGCAATGGAGGGGGCCGCGTCATTAACCTCCAGCACCTTGCTTCGTTCTTCTTGGACAAAGACAGCCAGCCGCTCGGCACATTTGTGGGTCGTCAGGAAGTCGCCAACTATTCCCGGCGGTTTGGGCCATCGGTCGACCCGGTTCAAATCGCTGAAAAAACGGATTCCAAAGTCCGGGCCACCCGGAACTCCAAGGGGATCCTCCTGAAAGTGCCGGTCTCTTGCCTGATCGACGGGGGTTCTGGGAGTGCCTCGGAAATGATGGCGGGGGCGCTTAGGGACAACCTCGGCGCAAAACTGTACGGTCGCAAATCTGCTGGCGCGGTGCTGGCTTCCATGATTGTGCCGATGGGTGACGATTTGGGCTTTTGGCTTCAGTTTCCGGTCACCGACTACGTGACCATCAAAGGGCTCCGAATTGAAGGGCATCCGCTGGTTCCCGACAAGGAATTCCCGATCGCCAAGTTTGGCGAGCCGGATGGTGCGTTGCAAGCGGCCGTGGCCAACACAATCAAAACTTCCCGAATGTAGCAGATAGGGATTGCGCTTAGAGCAATTCGGAAAGGGGACGGGCTTGCGATGGGGGATCCAACCGCAGGCCCGTCCCGTTGATGCGTTTAAAGGTCGTCACGGTTTTGGGGGCCGCCATTCCGCGGGCCACTGGCTGGGATTCGATCTTCAGGACGAACCCATCCTTTTTCGCAAATGTGACGGTCAAATCCGCGTAAGGGCTCTTGGCAGTGGCAACAACCGAAGGTTCTGCTGCGTTGGCCACCGGCTTTGTTGCAATCCCCGTCGATTCAGAGAACAGCCTCCGCATGGGATTGCGGCCTTCCATAAGCCCCCGGAGATAAGGGTCGACCCGGGAACCGCAGGCGGCGACAGCCGCCAAGACATCCTCTTTGGTCGCCGGTCCAGAGTACGTCAAGCTGGAAACTTTGTTCCTCAAGGTTAGGGTTTTCCCGTTATATCCCCACTCGACCTTGGCATCCGACTGGTAGGCGTAGGAGTTGCTGAATGCCGCCGTCACCTTCTCCCGTCCGGTCGTCAGCTCATAGGCAAGGGAATTGGGAGGGTCATACCGCCGGAACATGGTGTCGATGGCGGCCGTAGCGGCCCCCGATGTCACTTGCATCTTGCTCAAGCGGTCGTCAAATTGGGCGACCAAGTACGCGCCCGGCTCCTTGGAAACCGGTTTGACCGATGTGAGCGGGGAATACTTGAAATCCCAAACCACCCCCCCCAAATTGTTGGAAAAGGCTAGCTTTTGGAGGCGAAGGGATTTTCGGTCGACGACAAATTTTGCCGAGCCGTCCTTTTGTTTGTATTCGATTTGGACATTGGCCCCGGCACCGCTGACCGTCCATAGGGGGCTCTCCAGGTCTTGCTTGGCAAGCACGGCCCGCAACCCCATCGGGGTCAAGAGACTGACGACGAATTCATCGAGCTGCGGCGTCGCCGCCTTCACCAGCGACTCCAAGTCTCGCTCATTGCCCCGGCTCTCGGTGTATTGCTTGAGCACGGGCCGATAGGCGTTGGCCACGGTGCCCGAATCTGTGACCCGGTAATAGTAGCTCTCCTCCTGCGAGTTCGACATCGTGAGTTTGAAGTCGATCCTGGCTTCCCGCCCCCGCACGACTTGAATGACAAAATGGTTGTCTGCCGCGCTCTTGGTGGCAATCATCGTGGCGCGGGCATCGATGGTCTCCTTGGAAACTTTTGCCTGTGCCTCCACCATCCCTTCCAGCAAGAACGGAGCGGGCTTGAATCCCGGGAGGGCGGCCAAAAATGAGACAAGCATCTGGGTCAGGGCTTCCCGAGGCCCGATGGGGCCTTGCCTTTGCCAAGCGTACCCGCCAAGGCGACGAGAGTGATGAGGTAGGGCAAGGCTTGCCAGACCTGGTCGGGGATCTGGATGCCCATCGGCGATTGTCCCTGGAGCGACAACTGCAAGGAACCAAAAAAACCAAAGGCCAGCGCCGCGGCCAAGGTCGGCCACGGCTTCCATGCGCCCAAAATCAGGGCCGCCAGGGCGATGTAACCCCTACCCGCCGTCATATCTTCGCTGAACCTCCCCGCGCTCGATGCGACCAGGGTGCCGGCAAGTCCGGTCAAAAGGCCGGTCCCCAGCAACGCCTGGAACCGGATCCTCACCGGTTTGAGACCCATTTGCCGGCTCTTGTCGGGGTCGTTGCCCACGGCTGTGAGCCTCAATCCGGGCCGCGTGTCCCGCAACATCCACCAGATCACCGCCGCCGCTAACCAAGCCAAGCCATAGTAGAAGCCCGCAGGGAAGGACGCCATTTCTTTGGAATTGATGTCGGGCAGCGATTTGAACACCAATCCGGTCCCACCCAGGGCCAAGGCATTGATCCCCATCCCGCTGACAATGTGGTCGATTTGGTACCCCTGGGTCAGCAGCCAGTGGAGCAACGCCAACAGCGTTGCCGCAAGCAATCCGGCTACCAAACCAATTGCCGCCGAACCGGTCGCCTGCGCCGCCAAAGCCGAAGCGCATGCGGCCGAGAGCATCATGCCTTCCAAACCGATATTCACAACGCCGCTCCGTTCGCTGAACAACCCACCTAGCGCGCAAAGGATAAGAGGGGAGCTATAGGCCAGGGTGCTGAGGACTATCGAAACTGCCACACTTCCTTGCTGGGCCAACAAGTTTGTGAGGTCAATCACGGACAATCGCCTCCTTGCGGTAACGATAAGCCGCAAACACGATCACCAGGACCCCGAGCAGGATTGAACTCAGCGACTTGGGCACGCCTGTTCGCCCCAAGATGCTGGTGCTTTCGCTGATGAATCCGAACAGGAGCCCGGACGCGGCGGTGGCAAGAGGGTTGCCGCCGGCCAGTAGGGCCACCCCCAGGGCATCGAACCCGTACCCAGGCGAAAAGTGGGCGTAGAACCGGTGTTCAAACGCAAGAACCTGCACGGCCCCGGCCAACCCAGCAATTGCACCGCTTGCTGCCATCGCCCTCACCGTCACCTTTTCGACCGCGATCCCGGCAAACCGGGCGGTGTTGCTGTTTTTGCCAGTGGCGGAAAGTTCAAAACCGCCGACCGTTCGGCTCAAATACCACCAGAGCCCGGCGACCGCCATGACCGCGATCAGAGTGGCGCTGCTCACCCGGAAGGGCCCATCCTGGATCAGCATCGGGAGTTGGGCGGAATCGGCAATCGTCGCGGTCGATGGTTGTTGGCCGGTCGGATCCATGATCGGCCCGCTG from Armatimonadota bacterium includes:
- a CDS encoding ABC transporter permease, with the translated sequence MKSFGWKQILLALAGFGLIVLALVVVKAVPQDVLAQIWQKGLTRPAGWRNILKESTPLILLGCSVYLALRVGLFNIGADGQFVIGACCATVAALKFPGPTGIVAGIIAGILGGALWAYPVGLIKAYRGGHEVITTIMLNNIAGFLTFYLVSGPIMDPTGQQPSTATIADSAQLPMLIQDGPFRVSSATLIAVMAVAGLWWYLSRTVGGFELSATGKNSNTARFAGIAVEKVTVRAMAASGAIAGLAGAVQVLAFEHRFYAHFSPGYGFDALGVALLAGGNPLATAASGLLFGFISESTSILGRTGVPKSLSSILLGVLVIVFAAYRYRKEAIVRD